From the Drechmeria coniospora strain ARSEF 6962 chromosome 02, whole genome shotgun sequence genome, the window GCCCGCCGACCTTGGGGACGGCGCATGCTCGCCTACGCCTCGGCTTCGGTCGAAGCGGCCGTCTCAGGAAGAGGTCGATGCGGCGGgtgcgccgccgacggcgtccccCTTGTGCTCCGACGGGCCCGACGGGGTGGTCCCCTCGGCGCTCGTCTCGCGGTGGAGGAAGCTGCTTTCCTTGACGGGGCTGCCTCCCTGGAGGCCGGCGATGGAGCCGTGCTTCGgcatggcgccggcggcgacgctgctgTTGACGGGAGACAGGATGTGGGGGATGTCCTCGGGAACGGGGTGCTgggagccgacggcgccggcatcgacgctgTCGCCCTTGCCCGCCTTGGACATGGCGTAGTCGCCCGAGTCGAAGTACTTGCGGTCCTTGAGGTGCTTGGCGAAGTGGTCGGAGCGCGAGGGCAGCTTGCCGTAGAGGCGAAAGAGCCGCTGCTCCTCGGGGGAGAGCGTCTATGTCCCGGCCGTGGTAAGCCCCGACAGATCTGCACACGACAGGAAAGGAAGACGGGgaggggcgaggggagggggtAGGAACATGGGAACCGGCGAGGAACATGGGAACCGGCGAGGAACATGGGAACCGGCGAGGAACATGGGAACCGGCGAGGAACATGGGAACCGGCGAAAGGACGAGCGAGGCCATGCATCGCCGTACGTCTTCACGCTTGGGGTCCCGTGGGAAATGGGGTTGGGTGCtggacggtgccgccgagaCTCACATTGACGTCGACCTTGTTCTTCTGATGGGGATTCATCGTCGCTGACAGTCCTCCCACTGGGGGGGGTTCACGTCTTCgcacgtcgccgacggcggggagCGGTGGCCTTGTCGTTGTCGGGAGGTTCGAATCGTCCACGGCGAGGGGGGTGGGACGATGAGGCACAACGGTCGGCTgttcgacgaggatgggcgGCGTGGGGAATCGTCACGGGAGATGCGGGCTGATGGGCCGAGTTGCCTGCTTGATTCTTGCTCGTGTCTCGCCTGGGCCGCTGAGTCGAGTTTCGTCGGATCGTCGAGCGAGAGGGGAGGCGGGTGGCGGGTGGCGGAGGCGTTGACCTGGCAGAGGGGTACAAGGCAGTTGGGTTGGTTGGTAGGTAGATAGGTAGGAATGTAGGGAGCGCTCGGTGCTAggtgttggtggtggtggaagtGGTGGTGAGTGGTGATGAGTGGTGGTGAGTGGTGGAAGTGGCAGtgagtggtggtggtggtggtgagtGGTGGTGAGTGGTGGTTGTTCGTTACTCGCTCGTCCGCTCTCCACCTCCGTTCGAGTGACGATGCATGCtacctagtattacctaGCTAGCATGCGGTGGTgcctgtacagtgcaagttGCCTAGCTTACCCCACGCAGCTGCTCCCTAGCATCAGTGCGTATCCCCCCCCCTACAGGCACCGACTGCACTGGCAGCGTTGGCTAGTACATGTAACCAGGAGGTGGTACGCATCGGGCTGCTGGGGGTCGACAAGCCAATGGGAAGCCTGAAGCTTGTTGCAgcggccgatgcggccgGCCGATTGGCCTCAGTTAGCACGGGCGCGGCACCTATAATGCAAGTACCGTgtgtgcactgtactgtactgtactgtactgtactgtactgtactgtactgtactgtactgtactgtactgtactgtactccgtaccgtacagtgTCAATGGGCAGATGCATGCTAGTCTCGTACGGTGCAGCACATGCAAATCGCTGTacctgcactccgtactgcacgcATCGAGGTGCTTGCAGTGCCTGTCCATAGGTATGATTGCACTGCCGTTGCCGCAGGCTCTACCTCGCCCCCAACATCAGGATTCCTGCAGGCTTCGTGTCCATCGCGAGCAAGTCTTCTCCCGCCCTTTACGCAAAATAAGCTTTCCCGCAAGTGCGTCTCGAGTGTGTCGTGAATaatcgccatcgcctccggCCCTTCCACTGCCACCTCTCAcgcaccgtcaccgtccaACGAAGGCAGAGGGGGCAGACCCACCCGCTTGCTTCGGCTCCAACGTGCtaacagtactccgtactattacGGCGTCATACCAGCACCCTGACGAGCGTCCACAATCGGAAAACCCATCGGAAAATGCGCTCCCTTTCAACTCCTCGAGGGGATACGAGAGCCAACTCGGTCGCTTCCATTTCAGAACATTCTTCCATCATctccttttttttctttctcttTCTTTCTCTTTCTCTAGTATATTTACCAATGTGCGAGCAGGAAGCGCGGGTGCAAATCGATCTGGGCAcgtcccccctcctcccagcgatgacgatggcgagtgacgcacatgtactggtacttgcaaAAATGTAGATGTAGGGTAGCGTGGCCGATGTTGGTCGGTGAACTTGTATGCCCATGCACTgagctacaagtacatgtacttgcggaggAGCAGTGCAGCGAAATTAcaattgtacagtactgtacggagtactgtacagtactgtacttactccgtactccgtaccgtacctgTGCTTCGTACTCCCTGTTATACATACCCACTTCTACCCCGGGCTGTCTgtaactactgtactccgtactccgtacagtaagtaagtaatacagtacgtgtTCTTCAACTTGTCGGCTGCCGTACTCAGGCCAGAATCACGTGATGCGCATCCGCTGCTTGCATCAGCATGCCTTGATTCGCTCCACCATTCTCCACGGCC encodes:
- a CDS encoding cAMP-regulated phosphoprotein family protein Igo1 produces the protein MNPHQKNKVDVNTLSPEEQRLFRLYGKLPSRSDHFAKHLKDRKYFDSGDYAMSKAGKGDSVDAGAVGSQHPVPEDIPHILSPVNSSVAAGAMPKHGSIAGLQGGSPVKESSFLHRETSAEGTTPSGPSEHKGDAVGGAPAASTSS